The genomic stretch GTCCGATACCTGGACTATCTGCACTCAACGTCCCTCCGTGCAGTTCGACGATTTGACGGGCGATCGCCAGTCCCAATCCCAATCCGCCAAATTTGCGCGTCGTTGCACTATCTTCTTGGCGGAAATGTTCAAACACGTAAGGCAGAAAGCTACTATTAATTCCTTTTCCGGAATCTTTTACCTGAATTTCTGCATATTTTCCGACTTTTGTCAAGCTCACTTGAATAATTCCACCTGATTCTGTGAACTTGATCGCGTTGGATAATAAATTCCATATTACTTGCTGCAAACGCGCTGCATCGCCTTTGACTGCGCCACTAAAAGGAGCGATCGCTGTTTCTATTTGCACTTCTTTGGCTTGAGCGGATAATTGCACGGTTTCCAGGGCAGATGATATAACAGTTTCCAAATTGACGGGCATTACAGTTAAGCTCAGTTTACCGCGCAGAATTCGGGAAATGTCAAGCAAATCGTTAATTAGTTGAGTCTGCAACTTCGCGTTGCGCTCAATTGTTTCTAAAGCGCGTTCGGTTGTTACTGGGTCAAATTTTTTAGTGCGTAAAAGGCTTGTCCAACCGAGAATCGGATTGAGTGGGGTACGCAATTCATGAGATAAAACGGCAAGAAACTCATCTTTGATGCGGTTCGCAGTTTCCGCTTGCTGTTGTGCTGCAAGCGATCGCTTGAGCAATTCTTCTCGCTCAACTTCGGCTTCTTTGCGCTCGGTAATATCCATTGACATGCCTACCATTCGCAAAGGATTTCCTACCGAGTCGTAAATACAGCGACCTCGCACCAATACCCAGTGGATACTGTTATCTGTCCAGATGTTGCGATACTCGACATCGTAATCTGTATGATTGGCGATCGCCTCTTCGATAGCTTTTTGTACCCAAGCGCGATCGTCAGGATGAATGCGACTCATCAGTATTTGATGGGAAAAATCAGCGTCCACCGGTAAACCAAAATTTAGTTTGCACTGAACTGAAGTAGACAAAACATTCGTTTGTAAATTCAATTCCCAAGAACCGAGTTTAGCTGTTTTCAGTGCTAACCTCAATTGTTCTTCGGTTTCTTGCAGAGCGATTTCGGTTTGGCGTTGTTTTTCCCGGATGCGTGCTTCTTTAATCTCCCGCTCGATTGCGGGAACCAAGCGTACCATCCGCTCTTTTAAGACAAAATCATCAGCTCCGGCTTTTAAAGCAGTGACGGCAGTTTCTTCGGTGATTGAGCCGGAAACAATAATAAAGGGAATATCTAATTTTTTCTCTTTCAGCAAGGACAAGGCTTTGGGAGCGCCAAATCCAGGAATAATATAGTCACAGATAATTACATCCCAAGGTTGGCGATCTAAAGCAGCACTCATATCGGCAGATGTTTCTACCCGCAAATAAATTACGTCGTAGTTATTCTGCTCCAATATATGCAGCAGCACCAGCATGTCATCTTCTGAATCTTCGACAATCAGGACATGTAGTGGTTTGCCCATACCTTTGTTTATCCTTCTAAGGTAAAATAAAATGTTGCTCCTTCCCCAACCTTGCCTTCTGCCCAGATTCGCCCACCATGACGGTGGATGATTCGGGCAACTGTGGCTAAA from Tolypothrix sp. NIES-4075 encodes the following:
- a CDS encoding hybrid sensor histidine kinase/response regulator is translated as MGKPLHVLIVEDSEDDMLVLLHILEQNNYDVIYLRVETSADMSAALDRQPWDVIICDYIIPGFGAPKALSLLKEKKLDIPFIIVSGSITEETAVTALKAGADDFVLKERMVRLVPAIEREIKEARIREKQRQTEIALQETEEQLRLALKTAKLGSWELNLQTNVLSTSVQCKLNFGLPVDADFSHQILMSRIHPDDRAWVQKAIEEAIANHTDYDVEYRNIWTDNSIHWVLVRGRCIYDSVGNPLRMVGMSMDITERKEAEVEREELLKRSLAAQQQAETANRIKDEFLAVLSHELRTPLNPILGWTSLLRTKKFDPVTTERALETIERNAKLQTQLINDLLDISRILRGKLSLTVMPVNLETVISSALETVQLSAQAKEVQIETAIAPFSGAVKGDAARLQQVIWNLLSNAIKFTESGGIIQVSLTKVGKYAEIQVKDSGKGINSSFLPYVFEHFRQEDSATTRKFGGLGLGLAIARQIVELHGGTLSADSPGIGQGATFTVQIPLLQTYEQMPSAKISPEFKVDLNGIKILVVDDDADSREFLKFVLKQEKAIVTTAASGFDALQVVERSIPDILLSDVGMPGMDGYMLMRQLRTLTAQQTKDIKAIALTAYAGEVDRQQAKEAGFHQHLAKPIEINELFQAIATLMQRNTNSYLIKQ